One window of the Oncorhynchus mykiss isolate Arlee chromosome 5, USDA_OmykA_1.1, whole genome shotgun sequence genome contains the following:
- the LOC110523954 gene encoding relaxin-3 isoform X1 → MLPKLSFVILVCVGTLSMCTSTQSLSRDNGMKLCGREFIRAVIFTCGGSRWKRSLDEDLDRSHSDVREGEDSRLNWPHGLDQAAVADHPLQLSSSSPTSLAELLSLLGGVGYHRGSAANLDPSEELQNHASVLGGVGGARELARSPSINWQRRNRRKSNFSLGVAGMCCNQGCTKNDIGRLC, encoded by the exons ATGCTACCAAAGCTTTCCTTTGTCATCCTTGTGTGTGTTGGTACTTTGTCAATGTGTACAAGCACTCAAAGCCTATCGCGAGACAATGGGATGAAACTGTGCGGCAGAGAGTTCATAAGAGCCGTTATCTTCACGTGCGGCGGGTCCCGTTGGAAACGGTCCTTAGATGAAGATTTGG ATCGCTCCCATAGTGATGTCCGAGAGGGCGAGGACAGCAGACTCAACTGGCCTCATGGTCTGGACCAGGCCGCAGTAGCAGACCACCCTCTCCagctctcctcctcatcccccaccTCCCTGGCTGAACTCCTCTCACTCCTGGGTGGAGTGGGATACCATAGGGGGTCCGCGGCCAACCTTGACCCCAGTGAAGAGCTCCAGAATCATGCATCGGTGTTGGGAGGAGTGGGGGGAGCCAGAGAGCTGGCCAGGAGCCCAAGCATCAATTGGCAACGCCGCAACAGGCGAAAGAGCAACTTTTCCTTGGGCGTAGCTGGCATGTGCTGCAACCAGGGTTGCACTAAGAATGACATTGGGCGTCTGTGCTGA
- the LOC110523954 gene encoding plasminogen receptor (KT) isoform X2: MGFMLSKSMDQNFKKQQEFMLHNARLQMERQILMQNQMRERQMAMQIAWSREFIKYYGTFFSLAALGLTIGAIKKKKPVLFAPVVPLSFVLAYQMDMAYGTLIYRMRGEAESIMVSEHDRLDLPHGVPNFESIEKARRAKTALGSLFEK; the protein is encoded by the exons ATGGGTTTTATGCTGTCTAAATCTATGGACCAGAACTTCAAGAAGCAGCAGGAGTTCATGCTGCACAACGCACGGCTCCAG atggagagacagatccTGATGCAGaatcagatgagagagagacagatggccATGCAGATAGCCTGGTCCAGGGAGTTCATCAAATACTACGGCACCTTCTTCAGCCTGGCCGCACTAGGTCTCACCATCGG TGCCATTAAGAAGAAGAAGCCTGTTCTCTTTGCCCCTGTCGTGCCTCTCAGTTTTGTCCTGGCCTATCAGATGGACATGGCGTATGGAACGCTAATCTACCGAATGAGGG GAGAGGCGGAGAGCATCATGGTCTCAGAACACGACCGATTGGACCTTCCACACGGTGTGCCCAACTTTGAGAGCATTGAGAAGGCAAGAAGAGCCAAGACCGCCCTCGGCTCCCTCTTTGAGAAATGA
- the LOC110523955 gene encoding programmed cell death 1 ligand 2 isoform X1 — protein MIVIDEDQIQFYDQFMQKSRMEQAFLLVLQVILWPTLAALFTVEVDSPFHVAEFRGVVTMGCRFQPGGQVPDLSVIWHRIWPPPVVEVYRLENRQEDLTSQNPQYRGRVRLVTEEMTNGWAKLEVSMLRINDSGTYQCLVEMAGADYKQTTLTVKASYKTIVKSMKRRRGDEVELVCESEGYPLATMTWKDRSLGNIKSNDTTVRTPDQLFQVTSTITVKSSDKNNYTCALMEEGEVPKGPSARFDIPDEIDLPPAMHSKCDTLSIALGTSLTVAMVIAAAIFGYCRQRGRPGDPSIPSTNTLLAQQRWDLDPF, from the exons ATGATTGTTATTGATGAAGATCAGAtccaattttatgaccaatttatgcagaaatccag AATGGAGCAGGCCTTTCTTTTGGTTTTACAAGTAATCTTATGGCCCACTCTTGCAG CCTTGTTCACAGTGGAGGTGGACAGTCCATTCCACGTGGCAGAGTTCCGCGGTGTAGTCACCATGGGTTGCAGGTTCCAACCTGGGGGCCAGGTCCCAGACTTGTCAGTGATATGGCATCGCATCTGGCCTCCTCCAGTTGTGGAGGTGTACAGGCTGGAGAACAGACAGGAAGACCTCACTTCCCAGAATCCCCAGTACCGTGGCAGGGTACGATTGGTGACAGAAGAGATGACCAATGGGTGGGCCAAGCTAGAGGTGTCCATGCTGAGGATCAATGACTCTGGGACCTACCAATGCCTCGTGGAAATGGCGGGAGCTGATTACAAACAGACAACTTTGACTGTTAAAG CCTCCTATAAAACTATTGTTAAAAGCATGAAGAGACGTCGGGGAGATGAGGTAGAGCTGGTCTGTGAGTCTGAGGGCTATCCTCTGGCCACTATGACCTGGAAAGACAGGAGTCTCGGGAACATAAAGTCCAATGACACCACTGTTAGAACTCCAGACCAGCTGTTCCAAGTCACCAGCACGATAACAGTGAAATCCTCTGACAAAAACAACTACACCTGTGCCTTGATGGAGGAAGGGGAAGTTCCAAAGGGTCCATCAGCCAGGTTTGACATCCCAG ATGAAATAGACCTACCACCAGCAATGCATAGTAAATGTGACACCCTTTCTATTGCATTGGGCACATCACTGACAGTGGCCATGGTCATTGCTGCTGCCATCTTTGGCTATTGCAGACAGAGAG GGAGGCCCGGGGATCCCAGCATCCCAAGCACTAACACCCTCCTGGCTCAGCAGAGATGGGACCTGGACCCCTTTTAG
- the LOC110523955 gene encoding programmed cell death 1 ligand 1 isoform X4: protein MKIRSNFMTNLCRNPALFTVEVDSPFHVAEFRGVVTMGCRFQPGGQVPDLSVIWHRIWPPPVVEVYRLENRQEDLTSQNPQYRGRVRLVTEEMTNGWAKLEVSMLRINDSGTYQCLVEMAGADYKQTTLTVKASYKTIVKSMKRRRGDEVELVCESEGYPLATMTWKDRSLGNIKSNDTTVRTPDQLFQVTSTITVKSSDKNNYTCALMEEGEVPKGPSARFDIPDEIDLPPAMHSKCDTLSIALGTSLTVAMVIAAAIFGYCRQRGRPGDPSIPSTNTLLAQQRWDLDPF, encoded by the exons ATGAAGATCAGAtccaattttatgaccaatttatgcagaaatccag CCTTGTTCACAGTGGAGGTGGACAGTCCATTCCACGTGGCAGAGTTCCGCGGTGTAGTCACCATGGGTTGCAGGTTCCAACCTGGGGGCCAGGTCCCAGACTTGTCAGTGATATGGCATCGCATCTGGCCTCCTCCAGTTGTGGAGGTGTACAGGCTGGAGAACAGACAGGAAGACCTCACTTCCCAGAATCCCCAGTACCGTGGCAGGGTACGATTGGTGACAGAAGAGATGACCAATGGGTGGGCCAAGCTAGAGGTGTCCATGCTGAGGATCAATGACTCTGGGACCTACCAATGCCTCGTGGAAATGGCGGGAGCTGATTACAAACAGACAACTTTGACTGTTAAAG CCTCCTATAAAACTATTGTTAAAAGCATGAAGAGACGTCGGGGAGATGAGGTAGAGCTGGTCTGTGAGTCTGAGGGCTATCCTCTGGCCACTATGACCTGGAAAGACAGGAGTCTCGGGAACATAAAGTCCAATGACACCACTGTTAGAACTCCAGACCAGCTGTTCCAAGTCACCAGCACGATAACAGTGAAATCCTCTGACAAAAACAACTACACCTGTGCCTTGATGGAGGAAGGGGAAGTTCCAAAGGGTCCATCAGCCAGGTTTGACATCCCAG ATGAAATAGACCTACCACCAGCAATGCATAGTAAATGTGACACCCTTTCTATTGCATTGGGCACATCACTGACAGTGGCCATGGTCATTGCTGCTGCCATCTTTGGCTATTGCAGACAGAGAG GGAGGCCCGGGGATCCCAGCATCCCAAGCACTAACACCCTCCTGGCTCAGCAGAGATGGGACCTGGACCCCTTTTAG
- the LOC110523955 gene encoding programmed cell death 1 ligand 2 isoform X2 — protein sequence MKIRSNFMTNLCRNPVRMEQAFLLVLQVILWPTLAALFTVEVDSPFHVAEFRGVVTMGCRFQPGGQVPDLSVIWHRIWPPPVVEVYRLENRQEDLTSQNPQYRGRVRLVTEEMTNGWAKLEVSMLRINDSGTYQCLVEMAGADYKQTTLTVKASYKTIVKSMKRRRGDEVELVCESEGYPLATMTWKDRSLGNIKSNDTTVRTPDQLFQVTSTITVKSSDKNNYTCALMEEGEVPKGPSARFDIPDEIDLPPAMHSKCDTLSIALGTSLTVAMVIAAAIFGYCRQRGRPGDPSIPSTNTLLAQQRWDLDPF from the exons ATGAAGATCAGAtccaattttatgaccaatttatgcagaaatccag TTAGAATGGAGCAGGCCTTTCTTTTGGTTTTACAAGTAATCTTATGGCCCACTCTTGCAG CCTTGTTCACAGTGGAGGTGGACAGTCCATTCCACGTGGCAGAGTTCCGCGGTGTAGTCACCATGGGTTGCAGGTTCCAACCTGGGGGCCAGGTCCCAGACTTGTCAGTGATATGGCATCGCATCTGGCCTCCTCCAGTTGTGGAGGTGTACAGGCTGGAGAACAGACAGGAAGACCTCACTTCCCAGAATCCCCAGTACCGTGGCAGGGTACGATTGGTGACAGAAGAGATGACCAATGGGTGGGCCAAGCTAGAGGTGTCCATGCTGAGGATCAATGACTCTGGGACCTACCAATGCCTCGTGGAAATGGCGGGAGCTGATTACAAACAGACAACTTTGACTGTTAAAG CCTCCTATAAAACTATTGTTAAAAGCATGAAGAGACGTCGGGGAGATGAGGTAGAGCTGGTCTGTGAGTCTGAGGGCTATCCTCTGGCCACTATGACCTGGAAAGACAGGAGTCTCGGGAACATAAAGTCCAATGACACCACTGTTAGAACTCCAGACCAGCTGTTCCAAGTCACCAGCACGATAACAGTGAAATCCTCTGACAAAAACAACTACACCTGTGCCTTGATGGAGGAAGGGGAAGTTCCAAAGGGTCCATCAGCCAGGTTTGACATCCCAG ATGAAATAGACCTACCACCAGCAATGCATAGTAAATGTGACACCCTTTCTATTGCATTGGGCACATCACTGACAGTGGCCATGGTCATTGCTGCTGCCATCTTTGGCTATTGCAGACAGAGAG GGAGGCCCGGGGATCCCAGCATCCCAAGCACTAACACCCTCCTGGCTCAGCAGAGATGGGACCTGGACCCCTTTTAG
- the LOC110523955 gene encoding programmed cell death 1 ligand 2 isoform X3, with the protein MEQAFLLVLQVILWPTLAALFTVEVDSPFHVAEFRGVVTMGCRFQPGGQVPDLSVIWHRIWPPPVVEVYRLENRQEDLTSQNPQYRGRVRLVTEEMTNGWAKLEVSMLRINDSGTYQCLVEMAGADYKQTTLTVKASYKTIVKSMKRRRGDEVELVCESEGYPLATMTWKDRSLGNIKSNDTTVRTPDQLFQVTSTITVKSSDKNNYTCALMEEGEVPKGPSARFDIPDEIDLPPAMHSKCDTLSIALGTSLTVAMVIAAAIFGYCRQRGRPGDPSIPSTNTLLAQQRWDLDPF; encoded by the exons ATGGAGCAGGCCTTTCTTTTGGTTTTACAAGTAATCTTATGGCCCACTCTTGCAG CCTTGTTCACAGTGGAGGTGGACAGTCCATTCCACGTGGCAGAGTTCCGCGGTGTAGTCACCATGGGTTGCAGGTTCCAACCTGGGGGCCAGGTCCCAGACTTGTCAGTGATATGGCATCGCATCTGGCCTCCTCCAGTTGTGGAGGTGTACAGGCTGGAGAACAGACAGGAAGACCTCACTTCCCAGAATCCCCAGTACCGTGGCAGGGTACGATTGGTGACAGAAGAGATGACCAATGGGTGGGCCAAGCTAGAGGTGTCCATGCTGAGGATCAATGACTCTGGGACCTACCAATGCCTCGTGGAAATGGCGGGAGCTGATTACAAACAGACAACTTTGACTGTTAAAG CCTCCTATAAAACTATTGTTAAAAGCATGAAGAGACGTCGGGGAGATGAGGTAGAGCTGGTCTGTGAGTCTGAGGGCTATCCTCTGGCCACTATGACCTGGAAAGACAGGAGTCTCGGGAACATAAAGTCCAATGACACCACTGTTAGAACTCCAGACCAGCTGTTCCAAGTCACCAGCACGATAACAGTGAAATCCTCTGACAAAAACAACTACACCTGTGCCTTGATGGAGGAAGGGGAAGTTCCAAAGGGTCCATCAGCCAGGTTTGACATCCCAG ATGAAATAGACCTACCACCAGCAATGCATAGTAAATGTGACACCCTTTCTATTGCATTGGGCACATCACTGACAGTGGCCATGGTCATTGCTGCTGCCATCTTTGGCTATTGCAGACAGAGAG GGAGGCCCGGGGATCCCAGCATCCCAAGCACTAACACCCTCCTGGCTCAGCAGAGATGGGACCTGGACCCCTTTTAG